In Pomacea canaliculata isolate SZHN2017 linkage group LG12, ASM307304v1, whole genome shotgun sequence, a single genomic region encodes these proteins:
- the LOC112553153 gene encoding uncharacterized protein LOC112553153 isoform X3: protein MANQSEGGMKAEGQDFSPAAAASKSRPSSGNLPVPNGQQSTGAKDDGPHHEVPVIRNGASGHHLAVSYETTHQLQLCPSVSRHRAEHNHGFHSRELRCLPDGVQTVYANGISSSHSNWSLDDDEVRQSALNGEACVRPKERCEKTVKAKKSKRRWWKEEKQDLGSSVAQKLSLADSGGNECIRSTPSKAECTCNDDSDKTDIIRSNVLTSPAPCRCQQTPCGGLAHSSEQVLLHKTAASSRISPCYHCDHRSDHDSPAIPRREDGSDLLDLVDEGAVCDFDKNVPVEENSFFPFLEDTSIPPNSSETNNDSYYQNGHVLNRNTNDRGQLHQLRRAEQYFPVHHQYGSSSDAESDGDHESVLNVVEGVVGRWAERRQQLDTSEDNGDFIDADLPAISSRLLSSSAGSASLSSSNGDALESQGACSGFSVGEMSSRHENNLSGGSDKELNHQNDSPVVFAMGSTTTFPSTSQDTDFDAITDNVLTPKTESSDGVFGNSSESENEEELSDIPVVQGHNRGQAALEGAGVAEAQMCPHSRQLVLEQLSLGAEGVDLFFDRHCCLQGNAWHPGHVASSLPPSCLAGQSAARHGSCPNLHELPEEVEAGGACAPPVNNLSRLHPCSTGSRGMEPVANGFDDVAPSNFINDQSNQQQKVFVKFPIVQEGHDLECGSGAGQVEIKCENDNILYPCPIPPVLSHRHNTGEKGDELDPAVGQVCLGPNLESFEMFLHDHDSTKEEPWQANSESGVSEPIYEEICEYPCHGRDCSVPCIHNTFKFSMVKKGGKDVRKVKQIGMSACGQTAVLNLLKAFDLPAEKDDVCREIHVNLRKEKASIAEYLASRAVAGTTAEDLLSGVERLTKGEVRGRFFHFWPPRHVQLLSWLSHWMKKGAVPIATLNLQLGVTWQQIPDAWHHQMVYGVGSRGVYLTNPLEIVCEDTLMEQLTSDSVLLVRRQDVVSRFQPSVSLAPLIAHADPRWCTMNVLGQVVNVLREHNMPSVPGYRAQLTSHIRIPAVYRAGITLYVRHNSSAWKALRDACDLPLKTTSQDAEH from the exons atGGCAAATCAATCTGAAGGAGGAATGAAAGCAGAGGGTCAGGATTTTTctccagcagctgcagcaagcAAATCAAGGCCATCATCAGGTAATCTGCCCGTTCCCAATGGGCAGCAGTCAACTGGGGCCAAAGACGATGGTCCCCATCATGAGGTTCCAGTGATTCGAAATGGGGCTTCTGGTCACCATTTGGCTGTTTCTTATGAAACAACACACCAGCTGCAATTGTGCCCAAGTGTTTCTAGACACAGAGCAGAGCATAATCATGGATTTCATTCCAGGGAACTTCGATGCCTTCCTGATGGGGTTCAAACTGTTTATGCAAATGGGATCAGCTCAAGCCATAGCAATTGGAgtctggatgatgatgaggttAGACAAAGTGCCCTTAATGGAGAAGCTTGTGTTCGACCTaaagaaagatgtgaaaaaaCTGTCAAAGCTAAAAAGAGCAAGAGACGCTGGTGGAAGGAGGAGAAGCAAGATCTGGGGTCAAGTGTTGCTCAGAAATTGAGTCTTGCAGACAGTGGGGGAAATGAGTGCATCAGAAGTACTCCTAGCAAAGCAGAATGCACTTGtaatgatgacagtgacaagaCAGATATTATCAGGAGCAATGTCCTGACAAGTCCAGCCCCTTGCAGATGTCAACAAACACCATGCGGTGGGTTAGCTCACAGCTCTGAACAGGTTTTGCTGCACAAAACAGCTGCCAGTTCCAGAATCAGTCCATGTTATCACTGTGATCATAGGTCCGATCATGACTCTCCAGCCATCCCACGAAGAGAGGATGGTAGTGATCTCTTGGACTTGGTGGATGAGGGTGCAGTCTGtgattttgataaaaatgttcCAGTAGAAGAgaattctttctttccatttttagaGGACACTAGTATCCCGCCAAATTCATCAGAAACTAATAATGATAGTTACTATCAGAATGGTCATGTCTTAAATAGGAATACTAATGACAGGGGACAGCTACACCAATTGCGAAGAGCTGAGCAGTATTTCCCAGTTCATCATCAGTATGGCTCATCTAGTGATGCTGAGAGTGATGGTGATCATGAATCAGTTCTTAATGTAGTAGAGGGTGTTGTTGGGCGGTGGGCAGAGCGAAGACAGCAGCTAGACACAAGCGAAGATAATGGAGATTTTATTGATGCTGACCTGCCTGCCATATCTAGTCGCTTGCTGTCCAGTTCTGCTGGCTCAGCCTCTTTGTCTTCAAGCAATGGGGATGCTTTGGAATCCCAAGGTGCATGTTCAGGATTTTCTGTAGGTGAAATGTCTTCCAGACATGAGAACAATTTATCAGGAGGCTCAGACAAGGAGCTTAACCACCAAAATGATTCACCTGTTGTCTTTGCCATGGGCAGCACAACCACCTTCCCAAGTACAAGCCAGGACACAGATTTCGATGCAATCACTGATAACGTTTTGACTCCCAAAACAGAATCTTCAGATGGAGTATTTGGAAACAGCAGTGAGAGTGAGAATGAGGAGGAGCTCAGTGACATACCTGTTGTCCAGGGACATAATCGGGGGCAGGCAGCACTGGAAGGAGCTGGGGTGGCCGAAGCCCAGATGTGTCCTCATTCGCGTCAGCTTGTTTTGGAGCAGCTGTCGCTTGGTGCAGAGGGTGTAGATTTGTTTTTTGATCGACATTGCTGCCTGCAAGGTAACGCTTGGCATCCAGGCCATGTTGCCAGCAGCCTGCCACCTTCATGTCTTGCTGGGCAAAGTGCTGCACGCCATGGCTCCTGTCCCAACCTGCATGAACTGCCGGAAGAGGTGGAGGCAGGCGGGGCTTGTGCACCCCCAGTCAATAATCTCAGTCGCCTTCACCCTTGCAGCACAGGGTCGCGAGGGATGGAGCCAGTGGCAAATGGTTTTGATGATGTAGCCCCATCTAATTTTATCAATGACCAGAGTAATCAACAGCAAAAAGTGTTTGTGAAATTTCCAATTGTTCAGGAGGGCCATGACCTTGAATGTGGGTCTGGTGCAGGTCAAGTGGAGATCAAATGTGAGAATGACAACATTCTGTATCCTTGTCCTATTCCACCTGTATTAAGTCACAGACATAACACAGGTGAGAAGGGAGATGAACTGGACCCAGCTGTTGGGCAGGTGTGTCTAGGGCCCAACCTAGAATCTTTTGAAATGTTCTTGCACGATCATGACTCTACAAAAGAAGAACCATGGCAGGCCAACTCGGA GTCAGGGGTGTCAGAACCAATCTATGAAGAGATTTGCGAGTACCCTTGCCATGGTCGTGACTGTTCTGTCCCCTGCATCCATAATACCTTCAAGTTCAGTATGGTTAAAAAAGGCGGAAAAGATGTGAGAAAG GTCAAGCAGATTGGAATGTCTGCCTGCGGTCAGACAGCTGTGCTTAACCTCCTG AAAGCATTTGACCTGCCAGCCGAAAAAGATGATGTGTGTCGGGAAATCCATGTCAACCTAAGAAAAGAGAAAGCGTCAATAGCCGAGTATCTGGCATCTCGTGCTGTTGCAG GCACCACAGCAGAGGATCTTTTGTCAGGAGTGGAGAGATTAACAAAAGGAGAAGTCCGTGGGCGTTTCTTTCATTTCTGGCCTCCAAGACATGTGCAGTTGTTGTCTTGGCTTTCTCACTGGATGAAGAAGG GAGCTGTACCTATTGCTACTCTTAACCTTCAGCTGGGTGTAACTTGGCAACAGATTCCTGATGCCTGGCATCACCAAATGGTCTATGGGGTGGGATCACGAG GTGTGTACCTCACCAACCCCTTGGAGATAGTCTGTGAAGACACTTTAATGGAGCAGCTGACCAGTGACTCAGTGCTCCTGGTGCGTCGACAGGATGTTGTCAGCCGTTTTCAGCCGTCAGTCAGTCTTGCACCACTCATAGCTCATGCTGATCCCCGTTGGTGCACCATGAATGTTCTAG GTCAAGTGGTCAATGTTCTTCGAGAACACAATATGCCAAGTGTACCTGGCTATCGTGCCCAACTAACGTCTCACATTCGCATCCCAGCAGTATATCGAGCAGGCATTACCCTTTATGTGCGCCATAACTCCAGTGCCTGGAAAGCTCTGAGAGATGCTTGTGATCTGCCTCTCAAGACCACTAGCCAAGACGCTGAGCACTGA
- the LOC112553153 gene encoding uncharacterized protein LOC112553153 isoform X2, with protein MANQSEGGMKAEGQDFSPAAAASKSRPSSGNLPVPNGQQSTGAKDDGPHHEVPVIRNGASGHHLAVSYETTHQLQLCPSVSRHRAEHNHGFHSRELRCLPDGVQTVYANGISSSHSNWSLDDDEVRQSALNGEACVRPKERCEKTVKAKKSKRRWWKEEKQDLGSSVAQKLSLADSGGNECIRSTPSKAECTCNDDSDKTDIIRSNVLTSPAPCRCQQTPCGGLAHSSEQVLLHKTAASSRISPCYHCDHRSDHDSPAIPRREDGSDLLDLVDEGAVCDFDKNVPVEENSFFPFLEDTSIPPNSSETNNDSYYQNGHVLNRNTNDRGQLHQLRRAEQYFPVHHQYGSSSDAESDGDHESVLNVVEGVVGRWAERRQQLDTSEDNGDFIDADLPAISSRLLSSSAGSASLSSSNGDALESQGACSGFSVGEMSSRHENNLSGGSDKELNHQNDSPVVFAMGSTTTFPSTSQDTDFDAITDNVLTPKTESSDGVFGNSSESENEEELSDIPVVQGHNRGQAALEGAGVAEAQMCPHSRQLVLEQLSLGAEGVDLFFDRHCCLQGNAWHPGHVASSLPPSCLAGQSAARHGSCPNLHELPEEVEAGGACAPPVNNLSRLHPCSTGSRGMEPVANGFDDVAPSNFINDQSNQQQKVFVKFPIVQEGHDLECGSGAGQVEIKCENDNILYPCPIPPVLSHRHNTGEKGDELDPAVGQVCLGPNLESFEMFLHDHDSTKEEPWQANSESGVSEPIYEEICEYPCHGRDCSVPCIHNTFKFSMVKKGGKDKKIVCRPIENGSDVTTVDRIMIWNEYEAYLLQVKQIGMSACGQTAVLNLLKAFDLPAEKDDVCREIHVNLRKEKASIAEYLASRAVAGTTAEDLLSGVERLTKGEVRGRFFHFWPPRHVQLLSWLSHWMKKGAVPIATLNLQLGVTWQQIPDAWHHQMVYGVGSRGVYLTNPLEIVCEDTLMEQLTSDSVLLVRRQDVVSRFQPSVSLAPLIAHADPRWCTMNVLGQVVNVLREHNMPSVPGYRAQLTSHIRIPAVYRAGITLYVRHNSSAWKALRDACDLPLKTTSQDAEH; from the exons atGGCAAATCAATCTGAAGGAGGAATGAAAGCAGAGGGTCAGGATTTTTctccagcagctgcagcaagcAAATCAAGGCCATCATCAGGTAATCTGCCCGTTCCCAATGGGCAGCAGTCAACTGGGGCCAAAGACGATGGTCCCCATCATGAGGTTCCAGTGATTCGAAATGGGGCTTCTGGTCACCATTTGGCTGTTTCTTATGAAACAACACACCAGCTGCAATTGTGCCCAAGTGTTTCTAGACACAGAGCAGAGCATAATCATGGATTTCATTCCAGGGAACTTCGATGCCTTCCTGATGGGGTTCAAACTGTTTATGCAAATGGGATCAGCTCAAGCCATAGCAATTGGAgtctggatgatgatgaggttAGACAAAGTGCCCTTAATGGAGAAGCTTGTGTTCGACCTaaagaaagatgtgaaaaaaCTGTCAAAGCTAAAAAGAGCAAGAGACGCTGGTGGAAGGAGGAGAAGCAAGATCTGGGGTCAAGTGTTGCTCAGAAATTGAGTCTTGCAGACAGTGGGGGAAATGAGTGCATCAGAAGTACTCCTAGCAAAGCAGAATGCACTTGtaatgatgacagtgacaagaCAGATATTATCAGGAGCAATGTCCTGACAAGTCCAGCCCCTTGCAGATGTCAACAAACACCATGCGGTGGGTTAGCTCACAGCTCTGAACAGGTTTTGCTGCACAAAACAGCTGCCAGTTCCAGAATCAGTCCATGTTATCACTGTGATCATAGGTCCGATCATGACTCTCCAGCCATCCCACGAAGAGAGGATGGTAGTGATCTCTTGGACTTGGTGGATGAGGGTGCAGTCTGtgattttgataaaaatgttcCAGTAGAAGAgaattctttctttccatttttagaGGACACTAGTATCCCGCCAAATTCATCAGAAACTAATAATGATAGTTACTATCAGAATGGTCATGTCTTAAATAGGAATACTAATGACAGGGGACAGCTACACCAATTGCGAAGAGCTGAGCAGTATTTCCCAGTTCATCATCAGTATGGCTCATCTAGTGATGCTGAGAGTGATGGTGATCATGAATCAGTTCTTAATGTAGTAGAGGGTGTTGTTGGGCGGTGGGCAGAGCGAAGACAGCAGCTAGACACAAGCGAAGATAATGGAGATTTTATTGATGCTGACCTGCCTGCCATATCTAGTCGCTTGCTGTCCAGTTCTGCTGGCTCAGCCTCTTTGTCTTCAAGCAATGGGGATGCTTTGGAATCCCAAGGTGCATGTTCAGGATTTTCTGTAGGTGAAATGTCTTCCAGACATGAGAACAATTTATCAGGAGGCTCAGACAAGGAGCTTAACCACCAAAATGATTCACCTGTTGTCTTTGCCATGGGCAGCACAACCACCTTCCCAAGTACAAGCCAGGACACAGATTTCGATGCAATCACTGATAACGTTTTGACTCCCAAAACAGAATCTTCAGATGGAGTATTTGGAAACAGCAGTGAGAGTGAGAATGAGGAGGAGCTCAGTGACATACCTGTTGTCCAGGGACATAATCGGGGGCAGGCAGCACTGGAAGGAGCTGGGGTGGCCGAAGCCCAGATGTGTCCTCATTCGCGTCAGCTTGTTTTGGAGCAGCTGTCGCTTGGTGCAGAGGGTGTAGATTTGTTTTTTGATCGACATTGCTGCCTGCAAGGTAACGCTTGGCATCCAGGCCATGTTGCCAGCAGCCTGCCACCTTCATGTCTTGCTGGGCAAAGTGCTGCACGCCATGGCTCCTGTCCCAACCTGCATGAACTGCCGGAAGAGGTGGAGGCAGGCGGGGCTTGTGCACCCCCAGTCAATAATCTCAGTCGCCTTCACCCTTGCAGCACAGGGTCGCGAGGGATGGAGCCAGTGGCAAATGGTTTTGATGATGTAGCCCCATCTAATTTTATCAATGACCAGAGTAATCAACAGCAAAAAGTGTTTGTGAAATTTCCAATTGTTCAGGAGGGCCATGACCTTGAATGTGGGTCTGGTGCAGGTCAAGTGGAGATCAAATGTGAGAATGACAACATTCTGTATCCTTGTCCTATTCCACCTGTATTAAGTCACAGACATAACACAGGTGAGAAGGGAGATGAACTGGACCCAGCTGTTGGGCAGGTGTGTCTAGGGCCCAACCTAGAATCTTTTGAAATGTTCTTGCACGATCATGACTCTACAAAAGAAGAACCATGGCAGGCCAACTCGGA GTCAGGGGTGTCAGAACCAATCTATGAAGAGATTTGCGAGTACCCTTGCCATGGTCGTGACTGTTCTGTCCCCTGCATCCATAATACCTTCAAGTTCAGTATGGTTAAAAAAGGCGGAAAAGAT aaaaaaattgtatgtcGACCAATCGAAAATGGATCAGATGTAACAACTGTGGACAGAATAATGATCTGGAATGAGTATGAAGCATACCTGTTGCAGGTCAAGCAGATTGGAATGTCTGCCTGCGGTCAGACAGCTGTGCTTAACCTCCTG AAAGCATTTGACCTGCCAGCCGAAAAAGATGATGTGTGTCGGGAAATCCATGTCAACCTAAGAAAAGAGAAAGCGTCAATAGCCGAGTATCTGGCATCTCGTGCTGTTGCAG GCACCACAGCAGAGGATCTTTTGTCAGGAGTGGAGAGATTAACAAAAGGAGAAGTCCGTGGGCGTTTCTTTCATTTCTGGCCTCCAAGACATGTGCAGTTGTTGTCTTGGCTTTCTCACTGGATGAAGAAGG GAGCTGTACCTATTGCTACTCTTAACCTTCAGCTGGGTGTAACTTGGCAACAGATTCCTGATGCCTGGCATCACCAAATGGTCTATGGGGTGGGATCACGAG GTGTGTACCTCACCAACCCCTTGGAGATAGTCTGTGAAGACACTTTAATGGAGCAGCTGACCAGTGACTCAGTGCTCCTGGTGCGTCGACAGGATGTTGTCAGCCGTTTTCAGCCGTCAGTCAGTCTTGCACCACTCATAGCTCATGCTGATCCCCGTTGGTGCACCATGAATGTTCTAG GTCAAGTGGTCAATGTTCTTCGAGAACACAATATGCCAAGTGTACCTGGCTATCGTGCCCAACTAACGTCTCACATTCGCATCCCAGCAGTATATCGAGCAGGCATTACCCTTTATGTGCGCCATAACTCCAGTGCCTGGAAAGCTCTGAGAGATGCTTGTGATCTGCCTCTCAAGACCACTAGCCAAGACGCTGAGCACTGA
- the LOC112553153 gene encoding uncharacterized protein LOC112553153 isoform X4, with the protein MANQSEGGMKAEGQDFSPAAAASKSRPSSGNLPVPNGQQSTGAKDDGPHHEVPVIRNGASGHHLAVSYETTHQLQLCPSVSRHRAEHNHGFHSRELRCLPDGVQTVYANGISSSHSNWSLDDDEVRQSALNGEACVRPKERCEKTVKAKKSKRRWWKEEKQDLGSSVAQKLSLADSGGNECIRSTPSKAECTCNDDSDKTDIIRSNVLTSPAPCRCQQTPCGGLAHSSEQVLLHKTAASSRISPCYHCDHRSDHDSPAIPRREDGSDLLDLVDEGAVCDFDKNVPVEENSFFPFLEDTSIPPNSSETNNDSYYQNGHVLNRNTNDRGQLHQLRRAEQYFPVHHQYGSSSDAESDGDHESVLNVVEGVVGRWAERRQQLDTSEDNGDFIDADLPAISSRLLSSSAGSASLSSSNGDALESQGACSGFSVGEMSSRHENNLSGGSDKELNHQNDSPVVFAMGSTTTFPSTSQDTDFDAITDNVLTPKTESSDGVFGNSSESENEEELSDIPVVQGHNRGQAALEGAGVAEAQMCPHSRQLVLEQLSLGAEGVDLFFDRHCCLQGNAWHPGHVASSLPPSCLAGQSAARHGSCPNLHELPEEVEAGGACAPPVNNLSRLHPCSTGSRGMEPVANGFDDVAPSNFINDQSNQQQKVFVKFPIVQEGHDLECGSGAGQVEIKCENDNILYPCPIPPVLSHRHNTGEKGDELDPAVGQVCLGPNLESFEMFLHDHDSTKEEPWQANSESGVSEPIYEEICEYPCHGRDCSVPCIHNTFKFSMVKKGGKDVKQIGMSACGQTAVLNLLKAFDLPAEKDDVCREIHVNLRKEKASIAEYLASRAVAGTTAEDLLSGVERLTKGEVRGRFFHFWPPRHVQLLSWLSHWMKKGAVPIATLNLQLGVTWQQIPDAWHHQMVYGVGSRGVYLTNPLEIVCEDTLMEQLTSDSVLLVRRQDVVSRFQPSVSLAPLIAHADPRWCTMNVLGQVVNVLREHNMPSVPGYRAQLTSHIRIPAVYRAGITLYVRHNSSAWKALRDACDLPLKTTSQDAEH; encoded by the exons atGGCAAATCAATCTGAAGGAGGAATGAAAGCAGAGGGTCAGGATTTTTctccagcagctgcagcaagcAAATCAAGGCCATCATCAGGTAATCTGCCCGTTCCCAATGGGCAGCAGTCAACTGGGGCCAAAGACGATGGTCCCCATCATGAGGTTCCAGTGATTCGAAATGGGGCTTCTGGTCACCATTTGGCTGTTTCTTATGAAACAACACACCAGCTGCAATTGTGCCCAAGTGTTTCTAGACACAGAGCAGAGCATAATCATGGATTTCATTCCAGGGAACTTCGATGCCTTCCTGATGGGGTTCAAACTGTTTATGCAAATGGGATCAGCTCAAGCCATAGCAATTGGAgtctggatgatgatgaggttAGACAAAGTGCCCTTAATGGAGAAGCTTGTGTTCGACCTaaagaaagatgtgaaaaaaCTGTCAAAGCTAAAAAGAGCAAGAGACGCTGGTGGAAGGAGGAGAAGCAAGATCTGGGGTCAAGTGTTGCTCAGAAATTGAGTCTTGCAGACAGTGGGGGAAATGAGTGCATCAGAAGTACTCCTAGCAAAGCAGAATGCACTTGtaatgatgacagtgacaagaCAGATATTATCAGGAGCAATGTCCTGACAAGTCCAGCCCCTTGCAGATGTCAACAAACACCATGCGGTGGGTTAGCTCACAGCTCTGAACAGGTTTTGCTGCACAAAACAGCTGCCAGTTCCAGAATCAGTCCATGTTATCACTGTGATCATAGGTCCGATCATGACTCTCCAGCCATCCCACGAAGAGAGGATGGTAGTGATCTCTTGGACTTGGTGGATGAGGGTGCAGTCTGtgattttgataaaaatgttcCAGTAGAAGAgaattctttctttccatttttagaGGACACTAGTATCCCGCCAAATTCATCAGAAACTAATAATGATAGTTACTATCAGAATGGTCATGTCTTAAATAGGAATACTAATGACAGGGGACAGCTACACCAATTGCGAAGAGCTGAGCAGTATTTCCCAGTTCATCATCAGTATGGCTCATCTAGTGATGCTGAGAGTGATGGTGATCATGAATCAGTTCTTAATGTAGTAGAGGGTGTTGTTGGGCGGTGGGCAGAGCGAAGACAGCAGCTAGACACAAGCGAAGATAATGGAGATTTTATTGATGCTGACCTGCCTGCCATATCTAGTCGCTTGCTGTCCAGTTCTGCTGGCTCAGCCTCTTTGTCTTCAAGCAATGGGGATGCTTTGGAATCCCAAGGTGCATGTTCAGGATTTTCTGTAGGTGAAATGTCTTCCAGACATGAGAACAATTTATCAGGAGGCTCAGACAAGGAGCTTAACCACCAAAATGATTCACCTGTTGTCTTTGCCATGGGCAGCACAACCACCTTCCCAAGTACAAGCCAGGACACAGATTTCGATGCAATCACTGATAACGTTTTGACTCCCAAAACAGAATCTTCAGATGGAGTATTTGGAAACAGCAGTGAGAGTGAGAATGAGGAGGAGCTCAGTGACATACCTGTTGTCCAGGGACATAATCGGGGGCAGGCAGCACTGGAAGGAGCTGGGGTGGCCGAAGCCCAGATGTGTCCTCATTCGCGTCAGCTTGTTTTGGAGCAGCTGTCGCTTGGTGCAGAGGGTGTAGATTTGTTTTTTGATCGACATTGCTGCCTGCAAGGTAACGCTTGGCATCCAGGCCATGTTGCCAGCAGCCTGCCACCTTCATGTCTTGCTGGGCAAAGTGCTGCACGCCATGGCTCCTGTCCCAACCTGCATGAACTGCCGGAAGAGGTGGAGGCAGGCGGGGCTTGTGCACCCCCAGTCAATAATCTCAGTCGCCTTCACCCTTGCAGCACAGGGTCGCGAGGGATGGAGCCAGTGGCAAATGGTTTTGATGATGTAGCCCCATCTAATTTTATCAATGACCAGAGTAATCAACAGCAAAAAGTGTTTGTGAAATTTCCAATTGTTCAGGAGGGCCATGACCTTGAATGTGGGTCTGGTGCAGGTCAAGTGGAGATCAAATGTGAGAATGACAACATTCTGTATCCTTGTCCTATTCCACCTGTATTAAGTCACAGACATAACACAGGTGAGAAGGGAGATGAACTGGACCCAGCTGTTGGGCAGGTGTGTCTAGGGCCCAACCTAGAATCTTTTGAAATGTTCTTGCACGATCATGACTCTACAAAAGAAGAACCATGGCAGGCCAACTCGGA GTCAGGGGTGTCAGAACCAATCTATGAAGAGATTTGCGAGTACCCTTGCCATGGTCGTGACTGTTCTGTCCCCTGCATCCATAATACCTTCAAGTTCAGTATGGTTAAAAAAGGCGGAAAAGAT GTCAAGCAGATTGGAATGTCTGCCTGCGGTCAGACAGCTGTGCTTAACCTCCTG AAAGCATTTGACCTGCCAGCCGAAAAAGATGATGTGTGTCGGGAAATCCATGTCAACCTAAGAAAAGAGAAAGCGTCAATAGCCGAGTATCTGGCATCTCGTGCTGTTGCAG GCACCACAGCAGAGGATCTTTTGTCAGGAGTGGAGAGATTAACAAAAGGAGAAGTCCGTGGGCGTTTCTTTCATTTCTGGCCTCCAAGACATGTGCAGTTGTTGTCTTGGCTTTCTCACTGGATGAAGAAGG GAGCTGTACCTATTGCTACTCTTAACCTTCAGCTGGGTGTAACTTGGCAACAGATTCCTGATGCCTGGCATCACCAAATGGTCTATGGGGTGGGATCACGAG GTGTGTACCTCACCAACCCCTTGGAGATAGTCTGTGAAGACACTTTAATGGAGCAGCTGACCAGTGACTCAGTGCTCCTGGTGCGTCGACAGGATGTTGTCAGCCGTTTTCAGCCGTCAGTCAGTCTTGCACCACTCATAGCTCATGCTGATCCCCGTTGGTGCACCATGAATGTTCTAG GTCAAGTGGTCAATGTTCTTCGAGAACACAATATGCCAAGTGTACCTGGCTATCGTGCCCAACTAACGTCTCACATTCGCATCCCAGCAGTATATCGAGCAGGCATTACCCTTTATGTGCGCCATAACTCCAGTGCCTGGAAAGCTCTGAGAGATGCTTGTGATCTGCCTCTCAAGACCACTAGCCAAGACGCTGAGCACTGA